A DNA window from Mariprofundus aestuarium contains the following coding sequences:
- a CDS encoding helix-turn-helix domain-containing protein, protein MKELIISIEELADIRGCSTRTIKNILWSDKSVTLPPAHKLGRKVFFLKSEVEDWLRNAPVINAPAQPVRRGRPRKNGKL, encoded by the coding sequence ATGAAGGAATTAATAATATCAATTGAAGAGCTTGCTGACATTCGAGGGTGTTCTACTCGGACAATCAAAAACATCTTATGGAGTGATAAGAGTGTAACTTTACCGCCAGCTCATAAGCTTGGTCGTAAAGTATTTTTCTTGAAGTCGGAAGTTGAAGACTGGCTAAGAAATGCACCTGTTATTAATGCGCCTGCGCAGCCAGTTCGTCGAGGGCGTCCAAGAAAGAACGGGAAACTATAA
- a CDS encoding DUF3427 domain-containing protein has protein sequence MANRNENVSIRNFVFGETYSRTDVAETGKVTPPGTPRAWNGIVRFKNCILLFVTLDKKDFDKKSRYNDIFEDAGQTFYWESQNRNTSKSPIIKSILSDNNTYLFARIKEKVAGRTEPFAFVGRLEAEASEGDKPVKVLFSVCDYIPSPTDALYNLYHWREEAPLSQKPALTAWRPTKRQTKQSGQGRLVDPEKKKAIENHAMRMAAKHYANLGFSVDDTSSNSPYDYLCKMNETQKRVEVKGTTMGPGTVNVTFNEVESARSNGCETDLFIAHAINVERKGGKFITSGGKKKIISNWTPKDADLTPTAYTYKVPAQ, from the coding sequence ATGGCAAACCGTAACGAGAACGTATCAATCAGGAACTTCGTTTTTGGCGAAACATATAGCCGGACCGATGTCGCCGAGACTGGAAAAGTAACGCCGCCAGGAACCCCTAGGGCGTGGAATGGAATAGTCAGATTTAAAAACTGCATATTACTATTCGTAACTCTTGATAAAAAAGACTTCGATAAAAAATCTCGATACAACGACATCTTTGAAGATGCCGGCCAAACTTTTTACTGGGAGTCACAAAACAGAAACACCTCTAAATCTCCTATCATTAAAAGCATCCTGAGTGACAACAACACCTATTTATTCGCGCGAATCAAAGAGAAAGTGGCTGGAAGAACTGAACCATTCGCATTTGTTGGCAGATTAGAAGCCGAAGCTTCTGAAGGTGATAAGCCAGTCAAAGTGTTGTTTTCCGTTTGTGATTACATTCCAAGTCCGACAGATGCTCTATACAATCTCTATCATTGGAGGGAAGAAGCTCCACTGAGCCAAAAACCCGCCCTAACAGCCTGGCGGCCCACCAAACGACAAACAAAACAATCAGGCCAAGGACGCTTAGTCGACCCCGAAAAGAAGAAAGCCATTGAGAACCATGCTATGAGAATGGCTGCGAAGCACTATGCAAATTTAGGCTTTTCTGTTGATGATACATCAAGCAACTCTCCATATGACTACCTCTGCAAGATGAACGAGACCCAAAAGCGAGTTGAAGTAAAAGGGACCACAATGGGTCCAGGCACAGTTAACGTGACATTCAACGAGGTGGAATCCGCTAGATCGAATGGGTGTGAAACGGATTTATTTATAGCCCATGCAATTAACGTGGAGCGGAAAGGTGGTAAATTCATTACTAGTGGCGGCAAGAAAAAGATCATTAGTAACTGGACCCCTAAAGATGCGGACCTAACCCCTACTGCTTATACTTACAAAGTCCCAGCCCAGTAA
- a CDS encoding tyrosine-type recombinase/integrase, which translates to MNDNTNSTRVATPQQALTRISRLVGPKPPFKLKEIWAIRIRLQLQDQTRDLALFDLAIDSKLRGCDLVKLQVHDIAHNGRVMSRATVTQQKTGQPVRFELTEQTREAVEAWINKAHLFAGHYLFPSRIRQSPHLSTRQYARIVKSWTELIGLDPMEYGTHSLRRTKATLIYKRTKNLRAVQLLLGHTKLESTVRYLGIEVDDALEISEQTEA; encoded by the coding sequence ATGAATGACAATACTAATAGCACACGGGTAGCAACCCCACAGCAGGCTTTGACAAGAATAAGTCGATTGGTTGGCCCGAAGCCTCCTTTCAAGCTGAAAGAGATATGGGCAATTAGAATCCGCCTCCAGTTGCAAGACCAAACAAGAGATCTTGCTCTGTTCGACCTTGCAATCGACAGCAAGCTTCGCGGATGTGATCTCGTTAAGCTTCAGGTTCACGACATCGCTCATAATGGGCGAGTTATGTCGAGAGCCACAGTCACGCAACAAAAGACCGGCCAGCCAGTTCGGTTTGAATTAACCGAACAAACCAGAGAGGCAGTAGAAGCCTGGATTAATAAAGCCCATCTTTTTGCGGGTCACTACCTTTTCCCAAGTAGAATACGTCAGTCTCCTCATCTTTCTACGCGTCAATATGCACGAATAGTAAAATCGTGGACTGAACTGATTGGCCTAGACCCTATGGAGTATGGAACACACTCATTACGACGAACCAAGGCAACTTTGATTTATAAGCGAACAAAGAACCTTCGGGCTGTTCAACTCCTCTTGGGGCACACCAAGCTAGAAAGTACAGTCAGATACCTTGGAATTGAAGTCGATGATGCATTAGAGATATCAGAGCAAACTGAAGCTTGA
- a CDS encoding DUF3024 domain-containing protein, whose product MAFNELDFQRIKKHVGGLCEKRSPVHLRSELRLIYNIENQSVIIFEERPDWRNSDVFTQTEIGKMTFVRSQKVWKLFWMRGNLKWHSYDPLPSASNLESLVAEIDEDPMCCFFG is encoded by the coding sequence ATGGCATTCAATGAACTCGACTTTCAACGTATTAAAAAACATGTGGGCGGCTTATGTGAAAAACGATCACCAGTGCATCTTCGCAGTGAATTACGCCTGATTTATAACATTGAGAACCAAAGCGTTATAATTTTTGAGGAGCGTCCAGACTGGCGAAACTCAGATGTATTCACGCAAACAGAGATTGGAAAGATGACATTTGTCCGCAGCCAGAAAGTTTGGAAACTCTTTTGGATGAGAGGTAATTTGAAGTGGCACAGTTACGATCCACTTCCATCAGCCTCCAATCTAGAAAGTCTAGTTGCTGAAATTGATGAAGATCCTATGTGCTGCTTTTTTGGCTAA
- the mobV gene encoding MobV family relaxase, which produces MRHLPGVAYVPECIMAYQCSMRIQPLKMKDLKKVQTHNKREFIEKHVDADRSHLNRSFAGTGDLESDMQSVIDRYGMNDKRSTNVACEMILTAHHEWFEQGTQKEQEKRLREWVERNVRWLRKKYGDALVSCDLHLDEKAPHLHVVIAAKATYTKRFRHGEKKVTRIAYNKVFGDTAAVISKARKENNSELTKTGRLQSEYAEAMNPLGLERGTYNAFAVHQKTSEWRAIADVDPAAGRPKPFRPNPKPDVGILGKKEIEQWADREVAKAHQYVKSTLAYAVQKEAEGKKGKVYEKNSKAATRVISELRDNIRVLESEVKLLKDLLSKEQIGTLRKIPVERVAQSCNYTGVINPKKHRNAIDFLMDTENMQYNDAIVYLNDIFSSEEAQDTIRQFYADAGDSAAKTDLEGAVREQAKNGIRLSHHEHAISQEIERQLIALDADEYHVTLTKEGSAGKSGDCIDEGECSYSNDELLDPKVVRMLNVKNHKNGYNVFVTAHSRMHDYVIIDNMTAETKRAMERDGYTFAVVSEAYSNSLQGVLKITDEGLSAQKSQAFSRMLNEEHVDLNVGTLLHLAGFQNMSQKPHGQNGKHIFVTLKEYTGRICNYAKQKLKEVFSQYLKMDQA; this is translated from the coding sequence ATGAGACACCTTCCAGGTGTTGCATATGTACCGGAGTGCATCATGGCATATCAATGCTCAATGCGTATTCAGCCGCTAAAAATGAAAGACCTGAAGAAAGTTCAGACTCATAATAAACGCGAGTTTATAGAAAAACACGTTGATGCAGATCGCTCGCATCTTAACAGGTCATTCGCAGGTACTGGCGATCTTGAATCTGACATGCAGTCCGTTATTGACCGTTATGGGATGAATGACAAGCGCTCTACAAATGTTGCTTGTGAGATGATCCTCACGGCTCACCATGAATGGTTCGAGCAAGGCACCCAAAAAGAACAAGAAAAAAGACTCAGAGAGTGGGTTGAGCGTAATGTTAGGTGGTTGCGTAAGAAGTATGGCGATGCGCTTGTTTCTTGCGACCTCCACCTAGACGAAAAGGCACCCCATCTTCATGTAGTGATTGCAGCCAAAGCAACGTACACCAAGAGATTCAGACATGGCGAGAAAAAGGTTACTCGCATTGCCTACAATAAGGTGTTCGGTGATACGGCAGCGGTCATTTCGAAAGCCCGTAAAGAGAATAATTCAGAGCTCACAAAAACCGGACGGTTACAGTCTGAATATGCGGAAGCCATGAACCCGCTCGGTCTTGAGCGCGGCACCTATAATGCCTTCGCTGTTCATCAGAAAACGTCAGAATGGAGAGCGATTGCTGATGTAGACCCCGCAGCGGGTCGGCCTAAGCCCTTTCGGCCAAACCCAAAACCTGATGTAGGAATACTTGGCAAAAAGGAAATCGAGCAATGGGCAGATCGTGAAGTTGCTAAGGCCCATCAATATGTGAAATCCACCCTTGCCTATGCGGTGCAGAAAGAGGCCGAAGGAAAAAAGGGAAAGGTTTACGAGAAGAACTCCAAAGCCGCTACTCGTGTTATTTCAGAGCTAAGGGATAATATTCGTGTGCTTGAGAGCGAGGTGAAACTTCTGAAAGACCTGCTTTCAAAAGAACAGATCGGCACACTGCGCAAAATACCAGTTGAGCGTGTTGCCCAGTCATGCAACTACACAGGTGTGATCAACCCAAAAAAACACCGAAACGCTATCGACTTCTTGATGGACACGGAAAACATGCAATACAATGATGCTATTGTATATCTAAACGATATTTTCAGCAGTGAAGAAGCTCAGGATACCATTCGACAGTTTTATGCTGATGCAGGGGATTCCGCTGCAAAGACTGACTTGGAAGGGGCTGTTAGAGAGCAGGCTAAAAATGGCATACGTTTATCCCATCATGAGCATGCGATTAGCCAGGAAATAGAGAGGCAGCTTATTGCTTTAGATGCGGATGAGTACCACGTAACGCTCACCAAAGAAGGTTCAGCAGGCAAGTCAGGTGATTGCATAGATGAAGGAGAATGCAGCTATTCTAACGATGAGCTTTTGGACCCCAAGGTTGTACGCATGCTGAATGTAAAAAACCATAAAAATGGCTATAATGTGTTTGTTACGGCACATAGCCGGATGCACGACTATGTCATTATTGATAATATGACAGCAGAAACTAAGAGAGCGATGGAACGTGATGGATATACTTTCGCGGTTGTATCCGAAGCTTATTCCAACTCACTGCAGGGTGTATTAAAGATTACCGATGAAGGGTTATCTGCTCAAAAGTCACAAGCTTTTTCTCGCATGCTTAATGAAGAGCATGTCGACCTGAATGTTGGTACTCTCCTCCATCTTGCCGGGTTTCAAAACATGTCCCAAAAGCCTCATGGTCAGAATGGTAAGCACATATTCGTCACCCTTAAAGAGTACACTGGCCGCATTTGCAACTATGCCAAACAAAAACTTAAAGAGGTGTTCTCTCAATATCTAAAAATGGATCAAGCATGA